Proteins from a single region of Rana temporaria chromosome 5, aRanTem1.1, whole genome shotgun sequence:
- the LOC120941759 gene encoding uncharacterized protein LOC120941759, with amino-acid sequence MSGKGRPPRKTSSVRMVLQDCEESSPPSIVRVTIPKVPLTKKSKQREPLALIRRKLLSKSQEVQEIKILGYGEDNLSAPDGPLITHLSMKNELLQEDEVCDRFQKNEVATQTAPIYCFDTIEEIVEFLNSCSKAEECSPKSLSFTDEPLDDLGGEDVISNDDHMRTLKLEIEEDDDDDQPIVSHLYPNLPFHYASTSSPSFPVVKRRRKQRFHCEWQGPVAIISSPNVPAHAMELRVDEDLAMSIRRQVDINNPGPFGWQLAKLLFTEEELYGHNFNGTDQKMPLSPRRVHAIQHAFHDYFPRDIADEALAKGRTAINQGIRNMFYVRNRKDGDYP; translated from the exons ATGTCAGGGAAGGGAAGACCCCCCCGGAAAACCAGCAGTGTCAGGATGGTCCTACAG GACTGTGAAGAGTCTTCCCCGCCCTCCATTGTCCGAGTCACCATCCCCAAAGTGCCCCTGACCAAGAAGAG CAAACAAAGAGAACCGCTGGCGCTGATCCGAAGAAAACTCCTCTCCAAGAGCCAG GAGGTCCAGGAGATAAAGATCCTCGGCTATGGAGAGGACAATCTCTCGGCTCCGGACGGCCCACTCATCACTCATCTCTCCATGAAGAACGAGCTCCTCCAGGAAGATGAAGTCTGCGACAGATTTCAGAAGAACGAGGTGGCCACCCAAACAGCCCCAATTTATTGCTTCGACACCATAGAGGAGATTGTGGAGTTCCTGAACAGCTGCAGCAAAGCGGAGGAGTGCAGCCCTAAGTCTCTGTCCTTCACGGATGAGCCCCTTGATGACCTCGGAGGAGAGGATGTGATCTCCAATGACGACCACATGAGGACACTCAAACTAGAGATAGAAGAAGACGATGATGATGATCAACCAATTGTTTCTCATCTGTACCCCAACCTCCCCTTCCACTACGCCTCCACGTCATCTCCATCATTCCCTGTGGTCAAACGTAGAAGAAAACAACGTTTCCACTGCGAATGGCAAGGCCCGGTCGCCATCATCAGCTCCCCCAACGTGCCGGCTCACGCTATGGAGCTTCGGGTGGACGAGGATCTTGCCATGTCCATACGAAGACAAGTGGACATCAACAATCCGGGGCCATTTGGATGGCAGTTGGCAAAGCTGCTCTTTACCGAGGAGGAACTTTATGGACACAACTTTAACGGGACGGACCAAAAGATGCCCCTCAGCCCCCGGCGAGTCCATGCCATCCAACACGCATTTCATGACTACTTCCCTAGAGATATAGCAGACGAGGCCCTGGCCAAAGGCCGCACTGCCATTAACCAAGGGATAAGGAACATGTTCTATGTCCGCAACCGTAAAGATGGAGATTATCCATAA